Part of the Woronichinia naegeliana WA131 genome, AGATTTCTTCACCGATTTTTAAGGGTGAACCATCTGTATCTAAATATTTCAAGGCTTCTTTGCTGGCGATGCAACCTACTTCGTTTAAGCCTTTTTGAATATTTATTTCTGTATCCAACATTGAACGACTGAGTTCTAATGTTAGTTCTATTTTTATCTTTGAACCCTCTACATTAATTAGTTTTGCTGTCATCATTGTTTCCTCTTTGTCACTTTTCATCCCATGTTAACACTTTTCTTTTCCTTCATCAACTAAAGGTCACACCCATTAAGAAAAACAGCGATCGCACTTTCCCGATTAAGAAAAAACGCGATCGCCTCTTCCCGATTAAGAAAAACAGCGATCGCACTTTCCCGATTAAGAAAAAACGCGATCGCTAAGGTTCAACCCCTGTTAACCTACAAAAATATCCTCAGACGTTAGGGCTAAACCGACACTCAAGGTTGCAATTTGTTTGGAAGTTCCTAGTCCGTTTCCATCAGCATCAAATGATAAAGCTCCGTCGGTGGAGTTATAAATAAAACGCTGACTCGCGCTGGTCGCACTGGAGCCAAGAATAAATTGGGTTTGGGTTAAGGGATTCCCTGCTATTAAACCACTGCCGAAGCCTGAAGCAGAGATAAAAATGGTATCTTCGTTGGGAGTAAAGTCTGTGATGGTATCTATTCCGAGATTGGGATTAGCGAAGAAAAAGGTATCACTTCCGCTTCCTCCTGTGAGGGTATCATTTCCTGCTGCTCCTGTGAGGTAGTCACCGTTGCCTGCACCGTTGAGAATGTCATTACCCGTTCCCCCTGTGAGGTAGTCGCTGTAATTTTTTCCTAATAAAACACTGTTACCATTGGTTCCTTGTTGGTTGCGAGTGTTGTCATCGTTAATGATAGTGGCGGTTTGGGCAGCTGTTGTGTTGATTGTATAACCTGTTCCACTTGCTAGTTGTAAGATAACAGTTTCGTTGGTTTCTAGGGTGGTGTCAGCAGTTGGATCAAGGGTCAGTGTGGCGGTGGCTGAATCTGCCGCAAAGCTGATGGTTTGGTTCGTGCCTGGGGTTGCGCCTGTGTAGTCTGTTACATCGGCTGTTCCTGCAATGCTGTAGTTAACGATCAGGGCGTTGGTTGTGGCTCCTGTGCGGGTGAAAGTATAGATGAAGTTGTTGGGGCTATCTTCGCTGATGGCACTATAGTTTAATCCCAAGCTAATGATGGGGCCGTCGTCATTAGTGATGGTTCCTGTTACGGCTGTTGTTGTTCCAATGGTGTAGCCTGTTCCTGTTGCTAGGGTTAAAGCTACGGTTTCGTTGTTTTCTATGGTGGTATCGGCTGTGGGATTTACGGTAACGGTTGCTGTGGCAGAGTTAGCCGCAAAGATGACACTGTTTGTGATCGTTGCGTAATCTGTGCCGTTGGTTGCGGTTCCTCCAATGGTGTAATTAACGTTGAGAGGGTTGGTTATTAACCCTGTACGAGTGAAGGTATAAACTAAGTTTGCTGTTCCATCTTCTGTAACATTTGTTGGTGATACTGCTAGAGTGATGGAAGGGAAATCATCATTTAAAATAGTTCCTATAGCCGTTGCTGTTCCAAGAGTAGCTCCATTGGTAGGATTGGAAAGAGTGACGGTAAAGTTTTCATCGAGTTCAACTGTTGTGTCTCCACTGACGTTGACGGTAATCACCTTAGAGGTTTCATTCGCAGCAAAGGTAACGATTCCCGACGGCAAAGTTCCACCAAAGTCAGCAGCATTAGCAAGGTTAGTTCCTGTGCCTGTGACTGCCCAATTAACGTTGTTTATTTCTGTTGTTGAACCAGACCGTGTGACGGTAAAGGTAAATGCTTTATTCCCTGAATTTCCTTCTGTCTGATTCGCATTGGTCGCCGCGATCGCTAAGTTTGTAGATGATTTTTCAACAACTTTTAGAGTTAGCTTGTTGCTAAACCATTGAGGTAAAAACTGAAGAGTAGAGTGGGTGTGACCTTTAGTTGATGAAGGAAAAGAAAAGTGTTAACATGAGATGAAAAGTGACAAAGAGGAAACAATGATGACAGCAAAACTAATTAATGTAGAGGGTTCAAAGATAAAAATAGAACTAACATTAGAACTAAGTCGTTCAATGTTGGATACAGAAATAAATATTCAAAAAGGCTTAAACGAAGTAGGTTGCATCGCCAGCAAAGAAGCCTTGAAATATTTAGATACAGATGGTTCACCCTTAAAAATCGGTGAAGAAATCTGGAAGAGTAAGGGAGAGCAACCGAAAGAATATCAAACACCTTATGGTGAGGTTATAGTGAATCGTCATGTATATCAGCGTTCACCTTTGAGGAAAAACGTATTGCCCCTTAGAAAGAGAAGCAAGGATAATCATAACATCAACGCCATTATTGGCAAAACAGGTATCCTCAAAAATGTCAGGGATGGCAGGCAAAGAGGTGAAAAATGATTTATTAGAAAATCATGGTAGAAAAGTAGCGCTATCCTATATCCAAAGATTGAGTGAAGCAGTAGGAAGTGTGGTACAGGCAAAAGAAGAAGCGTGGAGTTATGCCCCGCCCAAGGAGGATAGCCAAATTGCAACAGTGGGAATAGGATTAGATGGAACCTGTATGCTGATGTGTGAGGATGGCTACCGTGAAGCAATGGTGGGAACCGTTTCCCTATACGATAGTGAAGGCGAACGTCAACATACAATCTATCTAGGTGCGGCACCAGAGTATGGAAAAAAGAGTTTTCTAGAAAGATTAGAAAGAGAAATTGAGCGAGCGAAAAACCGTTATCCAGAGGCAACATTGGTCGGGATAGCAGACGGGGCAGAATCAAATTGGAAGTTTTTAGAAAAGCAAACGGAAGAACAGATATTAGATTTCTATCATGCCTCTGGTTACTTAGGTGCCTTGGCAGAAGCGTTGCATCCGAATACCGTGTCAAAACAAAAAGAATGGTTGACTGAAAATTGTCGAGAACTCAAGCATGAAAAAGGAAAAGCAGGAGAACTGCTAAATCTGATGAAAGAAGTCAAAGAAGAAAAAAGTCATTCTAAGAATCTTACCGAGAAACTACAAGCGGCGATTACTTATTACGAGAATCATCAGCATCAAATGGATTATGCTGAATACATAGAGAAAAAGTATCCGATTGGTTCAGGTGTTACGGAAGCAGCTTGTAAGACGTTGGTCAAACAACGATTATGTTGTTCAGGGATGCGATGGAAGGAAAAAGGAGCAGGAATTATTTTGAGCCTACGAGCTTTGGTATTGACGAAGGAACGATGGGGTGCGACCTTTAGTTGATAAAAGCTGTTGTAATCAGGGTTCTACAGGGAACCCATATTGATCAAGTTTTGCCCAAAATTGACTCCATCGTTCCTTGGTCAATACCAAAGCTCGTAGGCTCAAAATAATTCCTGCTCCTTTTTCCTTCCATCGCATCCCTGAACAACATAATCGTTGTTTGACCAACGTCTTACAAGCTGCTTCCGTAACACCTGAACCAATCGGATACTTTTTCTCTATGTATTCAGCATAATCCATTTGATGCTGATGATTCTCGTAATAAGTAATCGCCGCTTGTAGTTTCTCGGTAAGATTCTTAGAATGACTTTTTTCTTCTTTGACTTCTTTCATCAGATTTAGCAGTTCTCCTGCTTTTCCTTTTTCATGCTTGAGTTCTCGACAATTTTCAGTCAACCATTCTTTTTGTTTTGACACGGTATTCGGATGCAACGCTTCTGCCAAGGCACCTAAGTAACCAGAGGCATGATAGAAATCTAATATCTGTTCTTCCGTTTGCTTTTCTAAAAACTTCCAATTTGATTCTGCCCCGTCTGCTATCCCGACCAATGTTGCCTCTGGATAACGGTTTTTCGCTCGCTCAATTTCTCTTTCTAATCTTTCTAGAAAACTCTTTTTTCCATACTCTGGTGCCGCACCTAGATAGATTGTATGTTGACGTTCGCCTTCACTATCGTATAGGGAAACGGTTCCCACCATTGCTTCACGGTAGCCATCCTCACACATCAGCATACAGGTTCCATCTAATCCTATTCCCACTGTTGCAATTTGGCTATCCTCCTTGGGCGGGGCATAACTCCACGCTTCTTCTTTTGCCTGTACCACACTTCCTACTGCTTCACTCAATCTTTGGATATAGGATAGCGCTACTTTTCTACCATGATTTTCTAATAAATCATTTTTCACCTCTTTGCCTGCCATCCCTGACATTTTTGAGGATACCTGTTTTGCCAATAATGGCGTTGATGTTATGATTATCCTTGCTTCTCTTTCTAAGGGGCAATACGTTTTTCCTCCTACTGAACGCTGATATACATGACGATTCACTATAACCTCACCATAAGGTGTTTGATATTCTTTCGGTTGCTCTCCCTTACTCTTCCAGATTTCTTCACCGATTTTTAAGGGTGAACCATCTGTATCTAAATATTTCAAGGCTTCTTTGCTGGCGATGCAACCTACTTCGTTTAAGCCTTTTTGAATATTTATTTCTGTATCCAACATTGAACGACTGAGTTCTAATGTTAGTTCTATTTTTATCTTTGAACCCTCTACATTAATTAGTTTTGCTGTCATCATTGTTTCCTCTTTGTCACTTTTCATCCCATGTTAACACTTTTCTTTTCCTTCATCAACTAAAGGTCACACCCGAACGATGGAGTCAATTTTGGGCAAAACTTGATCAATATGGGTTCCCTGTAGAACCCTGATTACAACAGCTTTTATCAACTAAAGGTCGCACCCAGTAGAGTTGATACTTAAACCAGTAAAGTCAAGATTAGATGAAGAATTTAAAGAGTCATAGGTCAAAACATCAAAGGTACTACCAAGAGTGGGAGTAAAGTTATTCAGTAGGCTAACATTCAATGTTCCATCAAAAGCGGCATTTCCATTAATATCCACTTGATCAAAGTTAGTTCCTGCGGTGCTTCCTCCCAGTTGAATATTGATATTTGCACTATTGGTTTCTGTGTAGCTGCTATTAATAGTTAGGGCTTGCTGAAAAAAGCTGAAACCTTTACGGAGAAAAATAGTAGGCGAATTAAGAACCGCTAGAATGCACGAAAATAGGGTAGAATGCCTCAAAACCATTGCATTAAGAAGAGAGAAAGCAGATGTACCGAAAGCAACAGTACTCAATTGAAACACCAGAAAACTTGAAA contains:
- a CDS encoding ISKra4 family transposase gives rise to the protein MTAKLINVEGSKIKIELTLELSRSMLDTEINIQKGLNEVGCIASKEALKYLDTDGSPLKIGEEIWKSKGEQPKEYQTPYGEVIVNRHVYQRSVGGKTYCPLEREARIIITSTPLLAKQVSSKMSGMAGKEVKNDLLENHGRKVALSYIQRLSEAVGSVVQAKEEAWSYAPPKEDSQIATVGIGLDGTCMLMCEDGYREAMVGTVSLYDSEGERQHTIYLGAAPEYGKKSFLERLEREIERAKNRYPEATLVGIADGAESNWKFLEKQTEEQILDFYHASGYLGALAEALHPNTVSKQKEWLTENCRELKHEKGKAGELLNLMKEVKEEKSHSKNLTEKLQAAITYYENHQHQMDYAEYIEKKYPIGSGVTEAACKTLVKQRLCCSGMRWKEKGAGIILSLRALVLTKERWSQFWAKLDQYGFPVEP